One genomic segment of Clostridium saccharoperbutylacetonicum N1-4(HMT) includes these proteins:
- a CDS encoding response regulator, whose translation MAKVLIVDDAAFMRMMIKDILEKNDFEIVGEANNGLVAVDLYKKEKPDVVTMDITMPDMDGIEAVKQIKAFDPDAKVIMCSAMGQQSMVMDAIRAGAKDFIVKPFQADRVLEAIKKVVG comes from the coding sequence ATGGCTAAAGTTTTAATTGTAGATGATGCAGCTTTTATGAGAATGATGATAAAGGATATTTTAGAAAAAAATGATTTTGAAATAGTAGGAGAAGCAAACAATGGATTGGTTGCTGTTGACCTGTATAAAAAGGAAAAACCAGATGTTGTTACAATGGATATAACAATGCCTGATATGGATGGTATTGAGGCAGTTAAACAAATAAAGGCTTTTGATCCAGATGCTAAAGTAATCATGTGTTCAGCAATGGGACAACAATCAATGGTTATGGATGCAATAAGAGCTGGAGCTAAGGATTTCATAGTAAAACCATTCCAAGCTGACAGAGTTTTAGAAGCTATTAAAAAAGTTGTAGGATAA
- a CDS encoding chemotaxis protein CheW, translating to MQIVVFKLGEEHFAVETERVQSINDTMGITKVPKAPAYIKGLINLRGSIKSLVDINLLLDVTPGVEQNNIIILTVEDEEIGISVDEVEEVLDIDEKNIQKVDKDANRSQAYIKGILNYDDKLLTIIDIDKLLN from the coding sequence ATGCAAATAGTAGTATTTAAATTAGGGGAAGAACATTTTGCAGTGGAAACAGAAAGAGTTCAAAGTATTAATGATACTATGGGAATTACAAAGGTTCCTAAAGCACCAGCTTATATTAAAGGGTTAATTAATTTACGTGGTAGTATTAAGTCTCTTGTTGATATAAACTTATTGTTAGATGTAACTCCAGGTGTAGAACAAAATAATATAATTATTTTGACTGTTGAGGATGAAGAAATAGGTATATCAGTTGACGAAGTTGAAGAAGTTTTAGATATAGATGAAAAAAATATACAAAAAGTTGACAAAGATGCAAACAGGTCACAAGCATACATAAAAGGAATATTAAATTATGATGATAAACTTCTTACAATAATAGATATTGACAAGTTATTAAATTAG
- a CDS encoding flagellar biosynthesis anti-sigma factor FlgM: MSIDRISRSAYINAYNSNSGKNVDKVTKTRNVDTIEISDLGKSLKNYSLENNAANIKKITEIKNRIDSGTYSIDARLTAKSLLNAMKEQNE, translated from the coding sequence ATGAGTATTGATAGAATAAGTAGATCAGCATATATAAATGCTTATAATTCTAATAGTGGTAAAAATGTAGATAAAGTTACAAAGACTAGAAATGTGGACACAATAGAAATCTCAGACCTTGGAAAAAGTCTTAAAAATTATTCTTTAGAAAATAATGCGGCAAATATAAAAAAGATAACTGAGATTAAAAATAGGATAGATAGTGGTACGTACAGTATTGATGCTAGATTAACTGCAAAAAGTTTATTAAATGCAATGAAGGAGCAAAATGAATAA
- a CDS encoding chemotaxis protein CheC, with translation MEYSNLSALQLDALKEVSNIGAGNAATALSMMIGKKIDMTVPAVNVVGLDALVEENGEIEVAGTVVRVLGDIAGNILLVFDRKTSDNVIRKLVGSEQSPESEMGKSVLCEIANIISASYMNSIAQLTNLAIAPSVPATSYDMLGAILTTTFIESNQYDEYILDIETVFLDYDTEENIGGHFYYIPMPGSLERILQSIGIN, from the coding sequence GTGGAGTATTCTAATTTAAGCGCTTTACAATTAGATGCACTTAAAGAAGTCTCTAACATAGGTGCAGGAAATGCAGCAACTGCTCTTTCCATGATGATAGGAAAAAAGATTGATATGACAGTACCAGCTGTAAATGTCGTAGGATTAGATGCATTAGTAGAAGAAAATGGAGAGATAGAAGTAGCTGGTACAGTTGTAAGAGTGCTAGGAGATATTGCAGGTAATATACTTTTAGTATTCGATAGAAAAACATCTGACAATGTAATAAGGAAATTAGTTGGGAGCGAGCAGTCACCAGAAAGTGAAATGGGTAAATCTGTATTGTGCGAGATAGCCAATATAATATCGGCATCATACATGAACTCAATTGCACAGTTAACAAATCTTGCTATTGCACCATCAGTACCAGCTACATCATATGATATGTTAGGGGCAATACTCACAACAACATTTATAGAATCTAATCAATATGATGAATATATATTAGATATAGAAACTGTATTTTTAGATTATGACACAGAAGAAAATATAGGTGGACACTTTTATTATATTCCAATGCCGGGGTCATTGGAGAGAATATTACAATCTATAGGAATAAATTAA
- the fliY gene encoding flagellar motor switch phosphatase FliY encodes MSMSNNFLSQEEINALLSGEDTTSTESDNGTTASTDAEVITDLDKDLLGEIGNISMGSASTALYQLINQQVNITTPVVTVTTLREIKEGFETPNIVLDIEYVTGIIGRNILIVKIADGLVISNLMMGGDGNITEVHELSEIEISAVSEAMNQMIGSAATSMATMFGRKVDISPPSARVVTDGNMPISEAIPEDEPIVRVSFKMTIGDIVDSNIMQIFPISTAKNIVAIMTGEDKPKEEPKAEPAKAAPKESIASKEIQQPVNNAPSMEPQYSQPQQQYYEQQPYYEAPPQRMQQPVEVHSAAFEPLAPQNNVPPIKNIDLILDVPLDISVVLGRTKKSIQDILNLGTGSLIELDKLAEEPVEILVNGKQIALGEVVVVDENFGIRITSIVSSVERIKKLR; translated from the coding sequence ATGAGTATGAGTAATAACTTTTTGTCACAGGAAGAAATAAATGCTTTATTATCAGGAGAAGATACAACTTCTACTGAAAGTGATAATGGAACAACAGCTAGCACAGATGCAGAGGTAATAACTGATCTTGATAAAGATCTGCTTGGGGAAATTGGAAATATTTCCATGGGCTCAGCCTCTACAGCATTATATCAGCTTATAAATCAACAAGTTAATATAACTACACCAGTTGTAACTGTAACAACTTTAAGAGAAATAAAGGAAGGATTTGAAACTCCTAATATTGTTTTAGATATAGAATATGTTACAGGGATCATTGGAAGAAATATACTAATAGTAAAAATAGCAGATGGTTTAGTAATATCTAATCTCATGATGGGTGGAGATGGAAACATTACAGAAGTTCATGAACTATCAGAAATAGAAATTAGTGCAGTATCAGAAGCCATGAATCAAATGATAGGTTCAGCAGCAACGTCTATGGCAACAATGTTTGGTAGAAAGGTTGATATTTCACCACCATCAGCAAGAGTTGTTACAGATGGAAATATGCCAATATCAGAGGCTATTCCAGAGGATGAGCCTATTGTAAGAGTATCATTTAAAATGACAATTGGAGATATTGTAGATAGTAATATAATGCAGATATTCCCGATTTCTACAGCAAAAAATATTGTAGCTATAATGACTGGAGAAGATAAACCTAAGGAGGAGCCAAAGGCAGAACCTGCCAAAGCTGCACCAAAAGAAAGTATTGCGAGTAAAGAAATACAACAACCTGTTAACAATGCACCAAGTATGGAACCGCAGTATAGTCAACCTCAGCAACAATATTATGAGCAACAACCATATTATGAGGCACCACCACAAAGAATGCAGCAACCAGTAGAAGTTCATTCAGCTGCCTTTGAACCATTGGCACCTCAAAATAATGTTCCACCTATAAAGAACATAGATTTAATTTTAGATGTTCCATTAGATATATCAGTTGTTTTAGGTAGAACAAAGAAGAGTATTCAAGATATCTTAAATTTAGGAACAGGTTCCTTAATTGAATTAGATAAACTTGCAGAAGAACCAGTTGAAATATTAGTTAACGGAAAGCAAATAGCACTTGGAGAAGTTGTTGTTGTTGATGAAAACTTTGGAATAAGAATAACTAGTATAGTAAGCAGTGTTGAAAGAATAAAGAAGCTAAGATAA
- the fliM gene encoding flagellar motor switch protein FliM: MADVLSQSEIDALLSALSTGELETEEVGKEEEKHKIKLYDFRSPQKFSKEHIRTLELIHDNYARIISNYLTGQTRLNVKVKIETVEQITYEEFIHSVQNPTFITIFKMPPLVGNIIFETNPQFSLQIIDVLLGGKGDRKVEAKEFTDIDKNIMRQITTGMINNLKMAWDTIIEVEPEVEAIETNPAVNQTLAPNDPVALITFSVEMNKRSTFINMCLPYLSIEKILDKLVVQYAFRNDDEAMMAESREKLEKGINKVDVDIIAELGCTKITVDDFLKLTVGDVIRLDNKSSSPIKVYVGNEECYYAKPGIAGKNMGVMILDISDKEVDEYE; encoded by the coding sequence ATGGCAGATGTCTTATCGCAGAGTGAAATTGATGCACTGTTATCTGCTTTATCTACAGGGGAATTAGAAACAGAAGAGGTTGGGAAAGAGGAAGAAAAACATAAGATTAAACTTTATGATTTTAGAAGTCCTCAAAAATTTTCAAAAGAGCATATAAGAACTCTTGAATTAATTCATGATAATTATGCTAGAATAATTTCTAATTATTTAACAGGTCAAACACGACTAAATGTTAAAGTTAAAATTGAAACTGTAGAGCAGATAACATATGAGGAATTTATACACTCTGTACAAAATCCTACCTTTATTACAATATTTAAAATGCCACCATTGGTAGGAAATATAATATTTGAAACTAATCCTCAATTTTCACTACAGATAATTGATGTTTTATTAGGGGGAAAAGGGGATAGGAAAGTTGAAGCTAAAGAGTTTACAGATATTGATAAAAACATAATGAGACAAATCACAACAGGAATGATCAATAACTTAAAAATGGCATGGGATACAATTATCGAAGTTGAGCCGGAAGTTGAAGCTATTGAAACTAATCCGGCTGTAAATCAAACTTTGGCCCCAAATGATCCTGTAGCGTTAATAACATTCTCGGTTGAAATGAATAAAAGAAGCACTTTTATAAATATGTGTCTTCCGTATCTAAGTATAGAAAAAATATTGGATAAATTAGTGGTTCAATATGCATTTAGAAATGATGATGAAGCTATGATGGCTGAATCACGAGAAAAACTAGAAAAAGGTATTAATAAAGTGGATGTTGATATTATAGCTGAACTTGGATGTACAAAGATTACTGTAGATGATTTCTTAAAATTAACAGTAGGCGATGTCATTAGACTTGATAATAAGAGCTCATCCCCAATAAAGGTATATGTAGGAAATGAAGAATGCTACTATGCTAAGCCAGGTATAGCAGGAAAGAATATGGGTGTAATGATTTTAGATATATCAGATAAGGAAGTGGATGAGTATGAGTAA
- a CDS encoding flagellar protein FlgN: protein MMKELIKLMQNQDQELRKLLELLETQYNMIMSKDVFGLEGLVDKIYDCGKKIAKDEVERRNVTENRSIKEIVMESNDDELKKLYSEIQENLNQVIARKETNELLLKQQLVFNNKMLQLLNPNREIKTYNSYGNLSR, encoded by the coding sequence ATGATGAAAGAACTTATTAAATTAATGCAAAACCAAGATCAAGAGCTTAGGAAACTTTTAGAGTTGTTGGAAACTCAATATAACATGATAATGAGTAAAGATGTGTTTGGTTTAGAAGGGTTAGTTGATAAGATTTATGATTGTGGTAAGAAAATAGCAAAAGATGAAGTAGAAAGAAGAAATGTAACAGAAAATAGAAGTATTAAAGAGATTGTTATGGAATCAAATGATGATGAACTAAAGAAATTATATAGTGAGATTCAAGAAAATTTGAATCAAGTGATAGCCAGAAAAGAAACCAATGAATTATTATTAAAGCAGCAACTAGTTTTTAATAATAAAATGTTACAGTTGCTTAATCCAAATAGAGAAATTAAAACATATAATTCATATGGTAATTTGTCAAGATAA